The following proteins are encoded in a genomic region of Triticum dicoccoides isolate Atlit2015 ecotype Zavitan chromosome 1B, WEW_v2.0, whole genome shotgun sequence:
- the LOC119324871 gene encoding GDSL esterase/lipase At1g28600-like, with amino-acid sequence MGPFSRFLVALAVALLPIVGAAAGGRTGDRGTRYAGVFSFGDSLTDTGNSLRLAATRAGPSSRPPYGETFFRRPTGRASDGRLVVDFIAEALGVPHPTPYLAGKSAEDFRRGVNFAVGGATALGPDFFKSRGLEPFVPVSFANQATWFKNVLPLLGSVHNRTRIMATSLFIVGEIGVNDYLVAFAGNTTVEEARAFVPHIVGAVRSVVTEVIAAGARTVLVPGMIPLGCEPELLALYQSGDHDPSSGCIKPLNELAELHNRALNGMLRELRRAHPGTAILYADLYGAVADLIASPRKYGFRDEPLAACCGGSGAYNFNMTAFCGAAGTAACADPSKYVSWDGVHFTEAANRHTACATLKTNSPALLNSWTAEARRRIGCA; translated from the exons ATGGGCCCATTTTCGCGGTTCCTCGTGGCGTTGGCGGTGGCGCTTCTCCCCATCGTCGGTGCCGCGGCCGGCGGCCGCACCGGCGACCGCGGGACGCGCTACGCCGGCGTCTTCAGCTTCGGCGACTCGCTCACCGACACCGGGAACTCGCTACGTCTCGCGGCCACCCGCGCGGGGCCGTCCAGCCGGCCGCCCTACGGCGAGACCTTCTTCCGGCGCCCCACTGGCCGCGCGTCCGACGGCCGCCTCGTCGTCGACTTCATCG CTGAGGCGCTGGGGGTACCTCACCCGACGCCGTACCTCGCCGGCAAGAGCGCGGAGGATTTCCGGCGCGGCGTGAACTTCGCCGTCGGTGGAGCGACGGCGCTTGGTCCGGATTTCTTCAAGAGCAGAGGGCTTGAGCCGTTTGTGCCTGTCTCTTTCGCAAACCAAGCCACCTGGTTCAAGAACGTTTTACCGCTTCTTGGCTCAGTTCACA ACCGTACAAGGATCATGGCAACCTCGCTCTTCATCGTCGGCGAGATTGGAGTTAACGATTACCTCGTCGCCTTTGCCGGGAACACCACCGTCGAGGAGGCGCGGGCCTTCGTGCCGCACATCGTCGGCGCCGTCCGTTCAGTCGTGACC GAGGTGATCGCCGCCGGAGCGAGGACCGTACTGGTTCCGGGGATGATACCGCTCGGCTGCGAGCCAGAGCTGCTCGCCCTCTACCAGAGCGGCGACCACGACCCGTCGTCCGGTTGCATCAAGCCGCTCAACGAGCTCGCCGAACTGCACAACCGCGCGCTGAACGGCATGCTCCGAGAACTCCGGCGAGCGCACCCGGGGACGGCCATCCTCTACGCCGACCTCTACGGCGCCGTCGCCGACCTCATCGCGTCGCCCCGGAAATACG GGTTTAGGGATGAGCCGCTGGCGGCGTGCTGCGGCGGGAGCGGCGCGTACAACTTCAACATGACGGCGTTCTGCGGCGCGGCCGGGACGGCGGCGTGCGCCGACCCGTCCAAGTACGTGTCCTGGGACGGGGTGCACTTCACGGAGGCCGCCAACAGGCACACCGCCTGCGCCACGTTGAAGACCAACTCGCCTGCTCTGCTCAACTCGTGGACGGCGGAGGCGAGACGAAGGATTGGGTGCGCCTAA